The Vicia villosa cultivar HV-30 ecotype Madison, WI linkage group LG1, Vvil1.0, whole genome shotgun sequence genome includes a region encoding these proteins:
- the LOC131614190 gene encoding histone H2B.3-like, with amino-acid sequence MASKGEKKPAEKKPAAEKVRATKAEKKIPKDVASTDKKKKRSKKNVETYKIYIFKVLKQVHPDIGISSKAMGIMNSFINDIFEKLAQESSRLARYNKKHTISSREIQTAVRLVLLGELAKHAVSEGTKSVTKFTSSD; translated from the coding sequence ATGGCCTCCAAGGGAGAGAAGAAACCAGCGGAGAAGAAACCAGCAGCAGAGAAGGTACGAGCCACCAAAGCTGAGAAAAAGATCCCCAAGGACGTTGCCTCCACcgacaagaagaagaagagaagcaAGAAGAACGTTGAAACCTACAAGATCTACATCTTCAAGGTTCTCAAGCAAGTGCATCCTGACATCGGAATCTCCAGCAAAGCCATGGGAATCATGAACAGCTTCATCAACGATATCTTTGAGAAGCTTGCTCAAGAGTCATCAAGACTCGCTCGCTACAACAAGAAACATACCATCTCATCCCGGGAGATTCAGACTGCTGTTCGTCTTGTTCTTCTCGGTGAGCTTGCAAAGCACGCCGTTTCTGAGGGAACCAAATCCGTCACCAAGTTCACCAGCTCTGATTAg